A window from Variovorax sp. PBL-E5 encodes these proteins:
- a CDS encoding MltR family transcriptional regulator, with protein MANPTPHHSDKSPEGDDVYGGLNMLNGMLHDLDERGLVLSLSAFSEDVLGTLIGAFMVPSDASKQLLEGFNAPLGTFSARAKAAYAFGLLTKNQFEDLERLRKIRNEFAHTWRPISLTDPKIAALVKAMNHSRLGTKFPETLREKVQSSMSTLLIEVRAVAHQIEEKKTRVPITGTHLIAGFSGDFDAQMADAREQMHDICQDRDASDGEKRSFHQAVLVRFAERLHFIEVAAPPSRRREVAALKKELAGRVAG; from the coding sequence ATGGCTAACCCGACTCCACATCATTCCGATAAATCCCCAGAAGGCGATGACGTCTACGGCGGCCTAAATATGTTGAACGGGATGCTGCACGATCTTGACGAACGAGGACTAGTCCTCTCGCTTTCTGCGTTTTCTGAGGACGTTCTGGGCACGCTGATTGGCGCATTCATGGTTCCTTCAGACGCGTCCAAACAACTGCTGGAAGGGTTCAATGCGCCCCTTGGGACGTTCTCTGCTCGGGCTAAAGCCGCCTATGCATTTGGTCTACTCACAAAGAACCAATTCGAAGACCTGGAGCGCCTGCGGAAGATTCGAAATGAGTTCGCCCACACGTGGCGGCCAATTTCCCTCACTGACCCCAAGATTGCCGCCTTGGTCAAGGCCATGAACCACAGCCGACTAGGCACCAAGTTTCCTGAGACTCTCCGTGAAAAGGTGCAGTCTTCAATGTCCACGCTCCTAATCGAGGTCCGTGCTGTTGCGCACCAAATTGAGGAGAAAAAGACCCGAGTTCCTATTACCGGCACGCACCTCATTGCGGGCTTTAGCGGGGACTTCGATGCACAGATGGCCGACGCGCGAGAGCAAATGCATGATATTTGCCAAGACCGCGATGCGAGCGATGGTGAAAAGCGCTCGTTCCATCAGGCAGTCCTCGTAAGATTTGCCGAGCGTCTGCACTTCATCGAAGTGGCCGCGCCGCCCAGTCGCCGCCGTGAGGTAGCCGCCCTCAAGAAGGAATTGGCAGGCAGGGTAGCCGGGTAG
- a CDS encoding TIGR03862 family flavoprotein, producing MNNDKKVAVVGGGPAGLMAAEVLSAQGVRVDLHDAMPSVGRKFLLAGRGGLNLTHSEPFDIFMGRFGERREALEPLLRAFGPEALREWAQGLGTETFVGTSGRVFPKDMKAAPLLRAWLHRLRQAGVQFHMRHRWTGWPDATGPATALRFATPTGEAVVQADAVVLALGGASWSRLGSDGAWAPWMAERGIAVAALAPANCGFDIGWSAHFAERFAGLPFKLVAISFSDARGRRFARKGEFIATAGGIEGSLVYAASALLRDEIAANGRATLRLDLLPDRSAEQVRAAVLHPRGSRSLASHLKSRLGLEGIKTGVLHEVLSREEMHAPERLAEAIKSLPLKLVAPRPIDEAISTAGGVRFDALDGHLMSIAQPGLFCAGEMLDWEAPTGGYLLTASMASGAAAARGVLSHWK from the coding sequence ATGAACAACGACAAGAAGGTCGCCGTCGTCGGCGGCGGGCCGGCCGGATTGATGGCGGCCGAAGTGCTGAGCGCGCAGGGCGTGCGTGTGGACCTGCACGACGCCATGCCCTCGGTCGGACGCAAGTTCCTGCTGGCCGGGCGCGGCGGCCTCAACCTCACACACTCCGAGCCCTTCGACATCTTCATGGGCCGTTTCGGCGAGCGCCGCGAGGCGCTCGAACCGTTGCTGCGCGCATTCGGCCCCGAGGCGCTGCGCGAATGGGCGCAGGGGCTCGGCACCGAGACCTTCGTCGGCACCTCGGGCCGCGTGTTCCCGAAGGACATGAAGGCCGCGCCGCTGTTGCGTGCCTGGCTGCACCGGCTGCGGCAGGCGGGCGTGCAGTTCCACATGCGCCATCGCTGGACGGGCTGGCCCGATGCAACCGGGCCCGCGACGGCCCTGCGATTCGCGACACCGACCGGCGAGGCCGTGGTGCAGGCCGATGCCGTCGTGCTCGCGCTCGGTGGCGCGAGCTGGTCGCGGCTCGGCTCCGATGGCGCCTGGGCACCGTGGATGGCCGAGCGCGGCATCGCGGTCGCCGCGCTGGCGCCTGCCAATTGCGGCTTCGACATCGGCTGGAGCGCGCATTTCGCCGAACGCTTCGCGGGCCTGCCGTTCAAGTTGGTGGCGATCTCGTTCAGCGATGCCCGTGGCCGCCGCTTTGCGCGCAAGGGCGAATTCATCGCGACCGCCGGCGGCATCGAGGGCAGCCTGGTCTATGCCGCCTCGGCCTTGCTGCGCGACGAGATCGCCGCGAACGGACGCGCCACGCTGAGGCTCGACCTGCTGCCCGATCGCAGCGCCGAGCAGGTGCGCGCGGCCGTGCTGCATCCGCGTGGTTCGCGCTCGCTGGCCAGCCATCTGAAGAGTCGCCTCGGGCTCGAGGGCATCAAGACCGGCGTGCTGCACGAAGTGCTCTCGCGCGAGGAGATGCATGCGCCGGAGCGCCTGGCCGAAGCGATCAAGTCGCTCCCGCTCAAGCTTGTCGCACCGCGGCCGATCGACGAAGCGATCAGCACCGCGGGCGGCGTGCGCTTCGATGCGCTCGACGGCCACCTGATGAGCATCGCGCAGCCAGGACTGTTCTGCGCGGGTGAAATGCTCGATTGGGAAGCGCCGACCGGCGGCTACCTGCTGACGGCGTCGATGGCCAGCGGCGCGGCGGCGGCGCGAGGCGTCCTATCGCATTGGAAATAG
- a CDS encoding UvrD-helicase domain-containing protein has translation MTDAAYEHNGAHVSRERFYAIACDPRRSVAVEACAGAGKTWMLVSRILRALLEEGEGACAPHEILAITFTKKAAGEMRERLDQWLEAFAQRPVQELVPELVMRGMDRAQAEARAPRLQGLYRTLLAGGRPVQFRTFHAWFASLLRSAPVAVLERLRLPANYQLLEDDTEARARVWRPFLAAVAGHPEASADYHALVAVHGRSQTAKALDDALTRRVEFALADAHDAVDEAVTPMGLMYPAYAGAASPDDVLLGEPASRAALLAAARALGRASAPTFSQKGIELEQALTEGRAAGVLDALLTQKGEPRKFSEKLAGLADVRAAQECARLYCAARAQHEAWLHQQRMARLTRLLLACFAEVKALHGWVDMNDVEQAAHLLLGNAELWGWVQERLDVRVRHLLIDEFQDTNPLQWQALHGWLGSYAGAVGRRPGVFIVGDPKQSIYRFRRAEPQVFLAAQAFVQQGLEGDILHCDHTHRNAPAVMALVNEAMQEAQQAGEFSGFRVHTTESRAAGRVRKLPLIPRDAIASTDADGDDADDDQGALRWRDSLTMPRVLPEERLLQKECEQAARWIAHRIAGGLAPSRIMVLARRRSRLTVLQDELRKLHIAVQQPEKNELNDAPEVQDLVALLDALVSPDHDLSLARALRSPLWNLDDDALVELALRRRARPASWFDLLQGEDLPAPLAGIGPRLRLWQQWLAALPPHDALSAIYHDADVLGKFAAAAPVALRAGVLANLRGLMAASLDIDGARFATPYSLVRALRAGGVRAPSIAAADAVQLLTVHGAKGLEADLVLLLDTDASAQRAQTMGVLVKWPGEAAAPERFVFMASEKNPPACTVDDLAQEQAARHREEINALYVATTRARAELVVSGVSAARPNAQSWWARLSPRCEPVDDAPDAAPGAVASEVAAFEMLTLPAAPPAVAAQTGERTVSPAGTRASALGQAMHRLLEWAQPGAPLPAVHVRAAAREFALDMGAVRAAALMAQRIRSGEGAWAWNPDALDWHGNEVTLVHEGQTLRIDRLVHHRESAAWWVLDYKSAGRPERDAELIAQLQRYRDAVQGAYPGETVRAAFLTGQGELVTLE, from the coding sequence ATGACCGACGCAGCCTACGAACACAACGGCGCGCACGTCTCGCGCGAGCGCTTCTACGCGATCGCCTGCGACCCGCGGCGCTCGGTGGCGGTCGAGGCCTGCGCCGGCGCCGGCAAGACCTGGATGCTGGTGTCGCGCATCCTCCGCGCGCTGCTCGAGGAAGGCGAGGGCGCCTGCGCGCCGCACGAGATCCTCGCGATCACCTTCACCAAGAAGGCGGCCGGCGAGATGCGCGAGCGCCTCGACCAATGGCTCGAGGCCTTCGCGCAGCGCCCGGTGCAGGAACTGGTGCCGGAACTCGTGATGCGCGGCATGGATCGCGCGCAGGCCGAGGCCAGGGCGCCGCGGCTGCAGGGGCTCTATCGGACCTTGCTCGCCGGCGGCCGGCCGGTGCAGTTCCGTACCTTCCACGCCTGGTTCGCGAGCCTGTTGCGAAGCGCGCCGGTCGCGGTGCTCGAACGGCTGCGCCTGCCGGCCAACTACCAACTGCTCGAAGACGATACCGAGGCGCGCGCGCGCGTCTGGCGGCCCTTCCTGGCGGCCGTCGCCGGCCATCCCGAGGCATCGGCCGACTACCACGCGCTGGTCGCGGTGCACGGCCGGTCGCAGACCGCGAAGGCGCTCGACGATGCGCTCACGCGGCGCGTCGAATTCGCGCTCGCCGATGCGCACGATGCGGTCGACGAGGCCGTGACGCCGATGGGCCTGATGTACCCCGCATATGCCGGCGCGGCGTCGCCGGACGATGTGCTGCTCGGTGAGCCTGCATCGCGCGCCGCGCTGCTGGCGGCCGCGCGTGCGCTGGGACGCGCGAGCGCGCCGACCTTCTCGCAGAAGGGCATCGAACTCGAGCAGGCGTTGACCGAAGGCCGCGCGGCCGGCGTGCTCGATGCACTGCTCACGCAGAAGGGCGAGCCGCGCAAGTTCAGCGAGAAACTCGCCGGCCTGGCCGACGTGCGCGCCGCGCAGGAGTGCGCGCGGCTGTACTGTGCGGCACGCGCACAGCACGAAGCCTGGCTGCACCAGCAGCGCATGGCCCGCCTCACGCGGCTTCTGCTCGCCTGCTTCGCCGAGGTCAAGGCCCTGCACGGCTGGGTCGACATGAACGACGTCGAGCAGGCCGCGCATCTTTTGCTCGGCAACGCGGAACTGTGGGGCTGGGTGCAGGAGCGGCTGGATGTGCGCGTGCGGCATCTGCTGATCGACGAATTCCAGGACACCAATCCGCTGCAATGGCAGGCGCTGCACGGCTGGCTCGGCAGCTATGCGGGTGCGGTCGGGCGCAGGCCAGGCGTGTTCATCGTCGGCGACCCGAAACAGAGCATTTACCGTTTTCGCCGTGCCGAGCCGCAGGTCTTTCTTGCGGCGCAGGCCTTCGTGCAGCAGGGGCTCGAGGGCGATATCCTTCATTGCGACCACACGCACCGCAATGCGCCGGCCGTGATGGCGTTGGTCAACGAGGCGATGCAGGAGGCCCAGCAAGCCGGCGAGTTCAGCGGCTTTCGCGTGCACACGACCGAATCCCGCGCCGCGGGCAGGGTGCGCAAGCTGCCCTTGATACCGCGCGACGCGATCGCGTCCACTGATGCGGATGGCGACGACGCCGATGATGACCAAGGTGCGCTCCGGTGGCGCGACAGCCTCACGATGCCGCGCGTGCTGCCCGAGGAACGGCTGCTGCAGAAGGAATGCGAACAGGCCGCGCGCTGGATCGCGCATCGCATCGCGGGCGGCCTCGCGCCGAGCCGGATCATGGTGCTGGCGCGCCGCCGCAGCCGGCTGACGGTGCTGCAGGACGAACTGCGCAAGCTGCACATCGCGGTCCAGCAGCCCGAGAAGAACGAGCTCAACGACGCGCCCGAAGTGCAGGACCTGGTGGCGCTGCTCGATGCGCTGGTGTCGCCCGATCACGATCTGTCGCTCGCGCGCGCGCTGCGCTCGCCGCTGTGGAATCTCGACGACGATGCGCTGGTGGAACTGGCCTTGCGCCGCCGTGCACGGCCCGCGAGCTGGTTCGATCTGCTGCAGGGCGAGGATCTGCCCGCGCCGCTGGCCGGCATCGGTCCGCGCCTTCGGCTGTGGCAGCAGTGGCTGGCCGCGCTGCCGCCGCACGATGCGCTGAGCGCCATCTACCACGATGCCGACGTGCTCGGGAAATTCGCCGCCGCCGCGCCCGTGGCGCTGCGTGCCGGCGTGCTGGCCAATCTGCGCGGCTTGATGGCCGCTTCGCTGGACATCGATGGCGCGCGCTTCGCAACGCCTTATTCGCTGGTGCGTGCGCTGCGTGCCGGCGGTGTCCGCGCGCCGTCGATTGCGGCCGCCGACGCGGTGCAGCTGCTCACGGTCCACGGCGCCAAGGGGCTCGAAGCCGACCTGGTGCTGCTGCTCGACACCGATGCCTCGGCGCAGCGCGCCCAGACCATGGGCGTGCTCGTGAAGTGGCCCGGCGAAGCGGCGGCGCCGGAGCGCTTCGTCTTCATGGCGAGCGAGAAGAACCCGCCGGCCTGCACGGTCGATGACCTCGCGCAGGAACAGGCCGCGCGGCATCGCGAGGAAATCAATGCGCTCTACGTGGCGACCACGCGTGCCCGGGCCGAACTGGTCGTGTCGGGCGTCAGCGCCGCGCGGCCCAATGCGCAGAGCTGGTGGGCGCGCCTGTCACCCCGGTGCGAACCAGTGGACGATGCGCCGGATGCTGCGCCCGGTGCCGTTGCGTCTGAAGTTGCCGCGTTCGAGATGCTGACCCTGCCCGCGGCGCCGCCGGCTGTGGCCGCGCAAACCGGGGAGCGCACGGTGTCGCCGGCAGGCACGCGCGCTTCGGCGCTGGGCCAGGCCATGCACCGGCTGCTCGAATGGGCCCAGCCCGGCGCGCCGCTGCCCGCGGTCCACGTGCGCGCCGCGGCGCGCGAATTCGCGCTCGACATGGGCGCCGTGCGTGCCGCCGCGCTGATGGCGCAACGCATCCGTTCGGGCGAAGGCGCATGGGCCTGGAACCCCGATGCGCTCGACTGGCATGGCAACGAGGTCACGCTGGTCCATGAGGGACAGACATTGCGCATCGATCGCCTCGTGCACCATCGCGAAAGCGCTGCGTGGTGGGTGCTCGACTACAAATCCGCCGGCCGTCCGGAGCGCGATGCGGAACTGATCGCGCAGCTGCAGCGTTACCGTGATGCGGTACAAGGCGCCTACCCCGGCGAGACGGTGCGCGCCGCGTTCCTCACGGGACAAGGCGAACTGGTGACACTCGAATGA